The Phycodurus eques isolate BA_2022a chromosome 5, UOR_Pequ_1.1, whole genome shotgun sequence DNA segment tctctttaCCAAGCCCAAGGGGGTTATCAAGGGGACTGGTTTTGAAGACATCAGAATGGCTGTGACAATGGAACTGCGGGGATCATAAACGGCGGCCAGAGAAGGCTGGCAAAGTGCGTTAGACTCCAGAGGAATTACTGTGAAGgccaaaacttgtagtttgtagttaGGACTTGAAATAATTCTTTTGTGACACCGGTCCTGGAACTTTTCAGACACACCTCGTTTtctaaaaaattgcaaaatctgaGCAACTGATTATTTTACAGTAGTCTCCTAATTTTTTTCTAGCACTTTATATCACAGCCCTGCTGAGTGTTTAGGTACCTAGTACAAAAAATGAAGGTATTAGGTTTGTTAAGTTTTGttattaagttatttttttgttgcagctttaaGTTCTACAGATCTCACTCTGGAATAAAGCTGATTTCATTGTGAGATAAAGAGTTTATGAGATAATTGatgtttcaattaaaaacaaagggcTTTTCAACAACTCACAAAACCAAATTCCCACTAGTAGGAAATTGAGACAAACAGGAAGTTTGAGACTTTGAAGCTTAACAATGCATACCGTTGCTAAGCCGTAGATTTGTATATTGACTGTTAAGTGAATTGGTTTCTTTAAATCTCTGAGTAGTTTTGGACTGACTATTGTGTGTGCATGGAAGTCAGACTCATTACTTGGTATCAGTACCTTCTATCAGTATCATCTTATGGTGTTACCATCTTGTGGTGTTAGTACCTTGTGAGTGAGGGCGTGTTGCCGCAAGTGATGGATCTGGACAAACTCCATGCCACACTCCGGGCAAACGTAGGGACGTACGTTCTGGTGCTTCATCAAGTGGTTCTGCAGCTGACTGCGGTACGCGAAGGACTTGTGGCACTCGGTGCACTGGTACGTGGTGGGGCCCTGGTGGCTGGTCAGGTGGCGCTTCAGGTGTGCATAAGTCGGGAACTCCATGCCGCACTGGGTGCAGACGTGGCACTGACCGTTCTCGTGTTTGCTCTCGTGGGTCCTCAGCTCACTGGGGTAGGCGAAGCCACGGCCGCAGAAGCGGCAGCTGTAGGGTTTGACATCGGTATGCTGCAGCATGTGCCTCTTCAGGTGGCTGGTCTGTGTGAAGGCCTTCTCGCAAACAGTGCACTTGTGAGGTCGAGTCCCCTGGTGGGTCAGTAGGTGAGTTTGGAGGTGGCTCGGCTGCTTGAAGAGCTTTCCGCAGTGGATACATTCGTGGGGCTTTATTCCATTATGGCCCAAGATATGAGTGACGAGGTTATATTTAGATGTGTACGACTTCTCGCACATCCGGCACTTCCATCGTTTTAGACCCTCGCCCACATCTACGCAGTAAGACTCGTCGATCTGTACATTGATGTCCAGGCGGTCTATTTGCATTCGCCTGGCGAGGCCCTCCGGGTCTGACCACAGCATGGCCTGGCCGTTTTCCTCGTACTCCCCTGGCAGCGGCATGCCAGCAGGCTCGTATGCCACCTCGTTggattgaaaatatttattgtccAGAGGTTCGGCAGTATCTCCACCGGTCTTTAGATTTAGCGCCTCCTCCTCTGGTTCCTCTTCCACGACTGACTCCTCTTCCTTCCTGTTAGTATTCACGCTTTCCTCTTGTTCTTGTCCTAGGGATCCACCTTCTTGTGGTAGGGAAGTTTCTCTCACACATGAAGAACAGTTTCTGCAAGCTTGCTCAGTCAGAgagctttttttatttgcaatgtGTTCCCCTTGCTTGGCGGGGATACACCTGTTGTTCATGTGAACGCACGCAGGAGATGTCGCAGACTCAATCAGTTCACCTTTAACCTGAGCTTTTGGACTTGATAGTTTGGGCGGGTAAGCCACTAACTCTCTGTCACTCCTGGGTCTCTTGGTCCTAGGTCCATGGGGGATAGGCCGTCTGCTCTCACTAGCGCTAAGCTGAGAGGCCGTGTCCCCAGCAGGCTCAGGCAGGTAGTCCCCATTGGCCCCGATCAGCTGGTCTGCGTACTCGTACTCCATGGCTTCGGGTGGTGGAGGCGGGCCCTCTTTGGGCTCTCCTGTGTAAAAACCATTTGGTGCGATTGTGGCaccaaatatttcattttgggaGATGAGTCCGAGAACAGCAGCCTGGGCCAGAGATAGAACCACAACAGGTTCAGTCTGTGTGCCCACGTCCATTTGGCCTTCAGTCACCTTTGGGTAAGTCCGCACCATTCGGCCGCTCTCCTCCTCCTGGAAGAAATGTACAGTTTGAATCAGGAAAACTAACAGAAGCAGGAGTGTGCCTCTGTCTTTTTCAGTTAAATTGTTACAAAACTTGACCTTATGCAATGTTTCCACATTGAAACTCATTTCCCCTTTTTGGCCACATGATTTTGCTCACAGTTCTATTCATACAAACCAGATGGATTGTATTGGCCTCATGTAAAATGATTACATTATTAGGTTTTATGCTTGATTGTGCCAAATTGACCTCAAATGATGGCTGGAGAGTCTTTCTTAGGGTTCCTCCATCAAAGCAACTTCTTTCTTTGCTTTGAATCCACTCAACATTTGATGAGGGAGATAATATGACAGATATGCGTTAGCACTCCACTTCTGTCCTTGTCGTGCTgtagaataataaataacacaAGAAGGGATGCGGATCCAGCCAGGAAGTTGACTTCCGTGGACTGTCCCAGCACTTCCTGTGAGAGCTCTCAGCCTGTCTGGCTGACCAGAAAGTCTTCAAACCTATCACTGGCATTACGGCGTCCCATTCAGCTATGGTAAAAAGCACCTTAGCTTTCCACTCAGAGACACTCAGCGTAGAGGGCTTCACATTGCCTGAATGCCACACTTGGCCGTCTTAACAAGATGGTATATACCAGCAGGCAGTCTCATATCCATGACAGACATTTGATTGAGCTCCGAGCTCATTCCGTATTCCAGGCTGAAGCATAACTCTCTGGAAAATTATTGCGCGATTGCAGAGAGTTGCAGACTTCAAGTGAAACTGTATGCAATCAATGAATGCTACAAATTATAGGCCACTGGTTTTAGGAGGCCTTTCAGTGTATGTAGTTTTGATTGGCACGTAAATGTATGGCAGCAAGCTCTGACGTTTAGTTTTCTTCCGTCTTTATAACATACATTTAAGAGTTTTCGGACAGAAtactgaaaggaaaaaaattaatgaaaggGAAACAGTGGCAATAGAGAGGCAATAATGACGTGTGGGGTGAGGAGAGTAGATGTGGATCTGCTGATAAGCACGTCATTTATAATTACTGCTTTTAAAGTCGTCAGACAGAGacagactgtgtgtgtttgtgtgtgaaagaaaaggaaagagtGACTGGGTGTGTGTTTGAAaggcgtctgtgtgtgtgtgtgtgtgtgtgtgtgtgtctgtgtgagtgagaaagaaaagagagggagggagggaggtatGAAGGGAAGGAGAAAGAGCTGTGGGTGGGGGAGGAGTGGAGGGAGGGATGTAGTCAGATGTAGAAAGAGAGAAATGAGATGGAGGGGCTGAAAGATAAAGAAAGAAGGGAGAGGAGGGCAGGGAAAGGAGAGATTGAGTGAGCATGTGAGAGGTGGGAAGagagaaaggaaaggaaaaggaGAGGTGGTGGCGGTGGAGGGGTGATGGAGGGCGAGCCggagagacagaaagacagagtgagtgagacgggagagaaagaagagaaagctGAGCATAATGAAAGGCTGgcaaaatgaaagagaaaaaagacaaatgacaaGGCGGAGGAGAGGAAGGCTTGGTAATTGCGCGAGGCCGCACTTTTGTGTGTAAAGTTGCCAGCGAAAACGACACCAGCGGACAAACCAGCGCAGCGCTGATGGAAAATGCGTGCGTGATAGAGCTGGAAACACTTGTGCACATGTTTTACGACTATGCAAATACACTACAAAAGTACACACACCCTCAAAAGGcacaaaactgcaaaaatagTCCACCCGCCACCCAAAGCTTAAAACCCTCTTTGCGTTGGGAACTCACCACATTGTTCCTGGAGTGATGTTTGAGGTGTTTCAGGGATCTCATCCTTGAGGAGAAATGAGTGGAGTAAAACAATCCAACCTCCTTTTTATATCAGTGGGAGAGTGGGGCGGTCCCACAGCTCATCCTCCTCCTACTGTTGCTGTTATCAGAACTGACTgtgcctgccccccccccccccccattagcCCTCCGCCCCaccaaacactcacacacacagcatcacCCCATTTCTTTCTCTTCCTCCCACCCTCTCCTTCCCATCtcacttctctttctctcttctgttCTCTTtacaaacgcgcacacacacatcttaTCTCCCTCACTCACCACATACAATCCAGCATGACCCTTCTGCACACATTTCTCtatgcgtacacacacacacgtatacacacacacacacacacgtgctatCTTGACTTGATCAATACAGTGGTGTCCTGAGAGCCGAGTTTAATCCATTTTGTGACCAGGTTCGTGACTTAAAACACTCTT contains these protein-coding regions:
- the znf710a gene encoding zinc finger protein 710a is translated as MRSLKHLKHHSRNNVEEESGRMVRTYPKVTEGQMDVGTQTEPVVVLSLAQAAVLGLISQNEIFGATIAPNGFYTGEPKEGPPPPPEAMEYEYADQLIGANGDYLPEPAGDTASQLSASESRRPIPHGPRTKRPRSDRELVAYPPKLSSPKAQVKGELIESATSPACVHMNNRCIPAKQGEHIANKKSSLTEQACRNCSSCVRETSLPQEGGSLGQEQEESVNTNRKEEESVVEEEPEEEALNLKTGGDTAEPLDNKYFQSNEVAYEPAGMPLPGEYEENGQAMLWSDPEGLARRMQIDRLDINVQIDESYCVDVGEGLKRWKCRMCEKSYTSKYNLVTHILGHNGIKPHECIHCGKLFKQPSHLQTHLLTHQGTRPHKCTVCEKAFTQTSHLKRHMLQHTDVKPYSCRFCGRGFAYPSELRTHESKHENGQCHVCTQCGMEFPTYAHLKRHLTSHQGPTTYQCTECHKSFAYRSQLQNHLMKHQNVRPYVCPECGMEFVQIHHLRQHALTHKGMKEFKCEVCSREFTLSANLKRHMLIHASVRPFQCHVCFKTFVQKQTLKTHMIVHLPVKPFKCKVCSKSFNRMYNLLGHMHLHAGSKPFKCPYCSSKFNLKGNLSRHMKVKHGVMDGTIEGHEPPQDTEGQEEYEEESFEFSERENRANNNNNNNTPDISKLSSMEYYSTYGKGGGRCSAT